The following are from one region of the Stigmatella ashevillena genome:
- a CDS encoding nucleotidyltransferase family protein: MGARAFLTLLRAWPEAPSGPLSGDAEALVRAAARHGLAGFTEHALAQAGWRLPEASRDTLRREARSSAARAIRVHALLLRSLEALGAEGVVPVLLKGYGLARRLYPEPFHRATTDVDLLVAPAQVAAAARALEGLGLVPVAEPPGHGGEHAHHRAFHGPAGLVELHFRALASGGQALEAEPLLAHAREFELEGHRVRYLRVEEELVYLALHASNHLLQRLTWLMDLKLLLRANPGLSWRRVVEVAQGTAFPHLAWYALEATHRLLGLAVPEEVLSALAPRRWQQGLAGRFFSEERLLSARLAAHKAEWLLAKLLLAPRVRPLARYVLWRLGETLPWKRPSPH; the protein is encoded by the coding sequence GTGGGAGCGCGGGCGTTCCTGACGCTGCTCCGTGCCTGGCCCGAAGCGCCCAGCGGTCCCCTCTCGGGAGATGCCGAGGCCCTGGTGCGGGCCGCCGCCCGGCATGGGCTGGCGGGCTTCACCGAGCATGCCCTGGCGCAAGCGGGGTGGAGGTTGCCGGAGGCTTCACGCGACACCCTGCGCCGGGAGGCTCGCAGCAGCGCGGCGCGGGCCATCCGCGTGCACGCGCTCCTGCTGCGCAGCCTGGAGGCGCTCGGGGCGGAGGGCGTGGTGCCCGTGCTGCTCAAGGGCTACGGCCTGGCCCGGAGGCTCTACCCGGAGCCGTTTCACCGGGCCACCACCGACGTGGACCTGCTCGTGGCCCCCGCTCAGGTGGCAGCAGCCGCGCGGGCCCTGGAGGGACTGGGGCTCGTGCCCGTGGCGGAGCCGCCCGGCCATGGCGGAGAGCACGCGCACCACCGTGCGTTTCACGGCCCCGCGGGGCTGGTGGAGCTGCACTTCCGGGCGCTCGCGAGTGGGGGGCAGGCCCTGGAGGCGGAGCCGCTGCTGGCCCACGCCCGGGAGTTCGAGCTCGAGGGCCATCGTGTGCGGTACCTGCGCGTGGAGGAGGAGCTGGTCTACCTGGCCCTGCACGCGAGCAACCACCTGCTCCAGCGCCTCACTTGGTTGATGGACCTGAAGTTGCTCCTGCGGGCGAACCCAGGGCTGAGCTGGCGCCGGGTGGTGGAGGTGGCACAAGGGACGGCTTTCCCCCACCTGGCGTGGTACGCGCTGGAGGCCACGCACAGGTTGCTGGGGCTGGCCGTGCCGGAGGAAGTTCTCTCGGCGCTGGCCCCGCGGCGCTGGCAGCAGGGGCTGGCCGGGCGGTTTTTCTCCGAGGAACGGCTGCTGAGCGCGCGGCTCGCGGCGCACAAGGCGGAGTGGCTCCTGGCGAAGCTGCTGCTCGCGCCCCGGGTCAGGCCCCTGGCGCGCTACGTGCTGTGGCGGCTGGGGGAAACGCTCCCTTGGAAGAGACCCTCTCCTCATTAG
- a CDS encoding immunoglobulin-like domain-containing protein produces the protein MKWEWTGSTTLPDSRQVMSTPVVVDVNQDGTPDVVFSSFTGSNAQTNGVLRALNGATGTELWTVTNASHRVRGSAQIAAGDIDQDGKVELCTVPEDGTGVICFEHDGTFKFRTTVSTNSWGGPSLADLDGDGSVEILNGNHVFTANGTLKWVGGDGTGGPSSFGPISFAADLDGDGLQEVINGRAIYEHDGSLRCTHPEMGQGLAGVGNFDADPAGEVVIVSGGVVALMDSDCTPKWRVSLQGGGAGGAPTIADVDHDGQPEIGVAGSARYTVLETDGTVKWTSPIQGSNSGAASSSAFDFDGDGKTEIVSADQTRLRIYNGESGAVRVSLTHSSAIAFENAITVDVDGDNHAELVVPSNNATVSGVAGIRVYREKTGAWVNTRRIWNQHAYAVTQVNSDGTLPTHPATNWLSKGLNTFRANTQGNGVNPFAIPDLTLTALALGCDVSGAPPRIVATVLNQGDASAPAGVPIAFYQGAPSTGGTLLGVTALENPLPAGASVEVGLGTQATSQTQPYFARVDDNGANEGTMVECHEDNNSLSKDLRLRCGDDNLAPVAVCKNVTLNADARTCKATYSAASAPVDNGSYDPDDYPQPLTRNHSPATGVFSPGSHTITLTVSDGLSNAVCTAALNVEDVTRPELKLTGPSFLVLNCGDELPQDVTASDACVGDLTSRIQVHGFHSKKPNSEVTYSVTDDAGNKTTSDVRIVKIEDETLPALTLLGEEHMVLECGTSPYVDPGATATDECEGTLPVLKFNSGDDDGDGIPGKDDPDDHGPGPNTSAEGTYSVKYQVSDSWWHSAEVTRTVVVKDTLSPVLTLNGSADVTITAGAGFSDPGASATDNCYGNLSQAIVRTGTLNTDVPGTYPLTYTVQDSATPVPFTAQVTRTVTVVNKKKGASLQAQSARAQRTAQP, from the coding sequence TTGAAGTGGGAGTGGACGGGCAGCACCACCCTGCCGGATTCCCGGCAGGTGATGTCCACCCCGGTGGTGGTGGATGTGAACCAGGATGGCACCCCGGACGTCGTCTTCAGCTCCTTCACCGGCAGCAACGCCCAGACCAACGGCGTGCTGCGCGCCCTGAATGGGGCCACGGGGACGGAGCTGTGGACGGTGACGAATGCCTCCCACCGGGTCCGGGGCTCGGCCCAGATTGCCGCGGGCGACATCGACCAGGATGGGAAGGTGGAGCTGTGCACCGTGCCCGAGGACGGCACCGGCGTCATCTGCTTCGAGCACGACGGCACTTTCAAGTTCCGCACCACGGTCTCCACCAACTCCTGGGGAGGCCCGTCCTTGGCGGACCTGGACGGCGACGGGAGCGTGGAGATCCTCAACGGCAACCACGTGTTCACCGCCAATGGCACCCTGAAGTGGGTGGGGGGTGATGGCACGGGAGGCCCCAGCTCCTTCGGCCCCATCTCGTTCGCGGCGGACCTGGACGGGGATGGCCTCCAGGAGGTCATCAACGGCCGCGCCATCTACGAGCACGATGGCTCGCTGCGGTGCACCCACCCGGAGATGGGCCAGGGGCTGGCGGGCGTGGGCAACTTCGATGCCGACCCCGCCGGCGAGGTGGTCATCGTCTCGGGCGGTGTCGTGGCGCTGATGGACAGTGACTGTACGCCCAAGTGGCGGGTGAGCCTGCAAGGCGGCGGCGCCGGGGGCGCGCCCACCATCGCGGACGTCGACCACGACGGGCAACCCGAGATTGGCGTGGCGGGCAGCGCCCGCTACACGGTGCTCGAGACGGACGGCACCGTGAAGTGGACCAGCCCCATCCAGGGCTCCAACTCGGGGGCCGCCAGCTCTTCGGCGTTCGACTTCGACGGGGACGGCAAGACGGAGATTGTCTCCGCGGATCAGACGCGGCTGCGCATCTACAACGGAGAGAGCGGCGCGGTGCGCGTGTCGCTGACGCACAGCTCCGCCATCGCCTTCGAGAACGCGATCACCGTGGATGTGGACGGCGACAACCACGCGGAGCTCGTCGTGCCCTCCAACAACGCCACCGTGTCGGGCGTGGCGGGCATCCGCGTGTACCGGGAGAAGACCGGCGCCTGGGTGAACACGCGCCGCATCTGGAACCAGCACGCCTACGCCGTCACCCAGGTGAACAGCGACGGCACCCTGCCGACCCACCCTGCCACCAACTGGCTCTCCAAGGGCCTCAACACCTTCCGCGCCAACACGCAGGGCAATGGCGTGAACCCCTTCGCGATTCCGGACCTCACCCTCACGGCGCTCGCCCTGGGCTGTGATGTGTCCGGGGCGCCGCCCCGCATCGTCGCCACGGTGCTCAACCAGGGAGATGCGAGCGCCCCGGCGGGAGTGCCCATCGCCTTCTATCAGGGAGCGCCCTCCACGGGCGGCACCCTGCTGGGCGTGACCGCACTGGAGAACCCCCTGCCCGCGGGCGCGAGCGTGGAGGTCGGGCTGGGGACGCAGGCCACTTCCCAGACCCAGCCGTACTTCGCCCGGGTGGATGACAACGGCGCCAACGAAGGAACGATGGTGGAGTGCCATGAGGACAACAACAGCCTGTCCAAGGACCTGAGGCTGCGGTGCGGCGATGACAACCTGGCGCCGGTGGCGGTGTGCAAGAACGTCACGCTGAACGCCGATGCGCGGACGTGCAAGGCCACCTACAGCGCCGCGAGCGCGCCGGTGGACAACGGCAGCTACGATCCGGACGATTATCCCCAGCCGCTGACCCGGAACCACAGCCCCGCGACGGGGGTGTTCAGCCCCGGCTCGCACACCATCACCCTGACCGTCTCGGACGGACTGTCCAACGCCGTCTGCACCGCGGCCCTGAACGTGGAGGATGTCACCCGTCCTGAGCTGAAGCTGACGGGCCCCTCGTTCCTGGTGCTGAACTGCGGCGACGAACTGCCCCAGGACGTGACGGCCTCGGATGCCTGCGTGGGAGATCTCACCTCGCGCATCCAGGTGCATGGCTTCCATTCCAAGAAGCCCAACTCCGAAGTCACCTACAGCGTGACGGACGATGCCGGCAACAAGACCACCTCCGACGTCCGCATCGTGAAAATCGAAGATGAGACCCTGCCCGCGCTGACGCTGCTGGGCGAGGAGCACATGGTGCTGGAGTGCGGCACGAGCCCCTATGTGGACCCAGGCGCCACCGCCACCGACGAATGCGAGGGAACGCTTCCCGTCCTCAAGTTCAACTCCGGAGACGATGATGGCGACGGAATCCCGGGCAAGGATGATCCCGATGACCACGGTCCGGGCCCGAACACCTCGGCCGAGGGCACCTACTCGGTGAAGTACCAGGTCTCCGACAGCTGGTGGCATTCCGCGGAGGTCACCCGCACCGTGGTGGTGAAGGACACCCTCTCTCCCGTCCTGACACTCAACGGCTCCGCGGACGTGACGATCACCGCCGGCGCGGGCTTCAGCGATCCTGGGGCGTCCGCGACCGACAACTGCTACGGCAACCTGAGCCAGGCCATCGTCCGCACAGGCACGCTGAACACCGACGTCCCGGGGACCTATCCCTTGACGTACACCGTCCAGGACTCCGCCACCCCCGTGCCCTTCACCGCCCAGGTGACGCGCACGGTGACGGTGGTCAACAAGAAGAAGGGGGCGAGCCTCCAGGCCCAGAGCGCCCGCGCGCAACGGACCGCCCAGCCGTAG
- a CDS encoding nucleotidyltransferase domain-containing protein, whose amino-acid sequence MAPSLLDMFRNLTSFEPQRGSLRGAPWEGFVDWAIAQGLAPLAAYNLEYRLGGADAPEWARDRLLSVYQGTVNDNVMRLVYFKRLVSALEGRKMLLLGGVAFADSLYPHGGFRPVLEIHILLRRLDVEGFSGFLAQQEFRPEPEEENLGATRVLSDGRTLIALFSDVLGPERREELKGVFERAHPQKLYGPSIFRPDLEDAVLLLCLEQARQGYQMPWLSFVDLRELVTGASWMEGPYSRPLNGEVLKERARAWRLERALYASLSILARLYPQTAQAVEAALPPLRRATRELLNRLVVEPSSVAGRREALRGTDRLRRLLTGQ is encoded by the coding sequence ATGGCGCCCAGCCTGCTCGACATGTTCCGGAACCTGACCTCCTTCGAGCCGCAGCGTGGCTCGCTTCGCGGTGCACCGTGGGAGGGCTTCGTGGATTGGGCCATCGCGCAGGGACTGGCGCCCCTGGCGGCCTACAACTTGGAGTATCGGCTCGGGGGCGCGGACGCACCGGAATGGGCACGGGACCGGTTGCTTTCGGTCTACCAAGGCACCGTCAACGACAACGTGATGAGGCTGGTCTACTTCAAGCGGCTGGTGAGCGCGCTGGAGGGACGCAAGATGCTGCTGCTCGGAGGGGTGGCTTTCGCCGACTCACTCTATCCACACGGTGGTTTTCGCCCGGTGTTGGAGATCCACATCCTTCTGCGGCGGTTGGATGTGGAGGGCTTCTCGGGCTTCCTGGCGCAGCAGGAGTTCCGGCCCGAGCCCGAGGAGGAGAACCTCGGCGCGACCCGGGTGCTGTCGGATGGGCGCACCCTCATCGCGCTCTTCTCGGATGTGTTGGGGCCCGAGCGGCGCGAGGAGCTCAAGGGCGTCTTCGAGCGGGCGCACCCCCAGAAGCTCTATGGCCCGTCCATCTTCCGGCCGGACCTGGAGGACGCGGTGCTGCTCTTGTGCCTGGAGCAGGCGCGCCAGGGGTATCAGATGCCGTGGCTGTCCTTCGTGGACCTGCGGGAGTTGGTGACGGGGGCCTCCTGGATGGAGGGGCCCTATTCGCGGCCGTTGAACGGGGAGGTGCTGAAGGAGCGCGCCCGGGCGTGGCGGCTGGAGCGGGCGCTCTACGCCTCGCTGTCGATCCTCGCGCGGCTCTACCCCCAGACGGCGCAGGCGGTGGAGGCCGCCTTGCCGCCGCTGCGCCGGGCCACGCGCGAGCTGTTGAACCGGCTGGTGGTGGAGCCCTCGAGCGTGGCGGGCCGCCGCGAGGCACTCCGGGGCACCGACCGACTCCGTCGCCTGTTGACCGGGCAGTGA
- a CDS encoding UDP-glucose dehydrogenase family protein, producing the protein MRIAIIGTGYVGLVAGTCFADSGNEVTCVDIDARKIHLLQEGGMPLFEPGLEELIRKNVRERRLSFGTDLAAAVGPAQVVFIAVGTPEGESGDADLQYVLAAAEGIGQALRQYTVVVDKSTVPVGTADKVAEVLARTARVEFDVVSNPEFLKEGAALEDFLKPDRVVIGTSSERARRLMGELYAPFVRTENPILYMDTRSAELTKYAANAMLATRISFMNDVAALCEKVGADVDFVRKAMGADRRIGYPFLFPGVGYGGSCFPKDVKALVATGREHGLELDLLRAVERTNERQKKLLVTKALKHFGGSLAGRTLGVWGLSFKPKTDDMREAPSLEVIEGLLGKGAQVVAHDPVAGRGARRYFGDRIRYAALPYEALEGVDALCIVTEWNEFRHPDFERMKALMKTPVILDGRNIYDPARMRELGFTYLGIGRR; encoded by the coding sequence ATGCGCATCGCCATCATCGGCACAGGCTACGTGGGGCTCGTGGCTGGGACGTGCTTCGCGGACTCTGGCAACGAAGTCACCTGTGTGGACATCGACGCGCGGAAGATCCACCTGTTGCAGGAGGGCGGAATGCCGCTCTTCGAACCGGGGCTGGAGGAGCTGATCCGCAAGAACGTCCGGGAGCGGCGATTGTCCTTCGGCACGGACCTGGCGGCGGCGGTGGGTCCTGCCCAGGTGGTGTTCATCGCGGTGGGCACGCCCGAGGGAGAGTCCGGCGACGCGGACCTCCAGTACGTGCTGGCGGCGGCGGAGGGGATTGGCCAGGCGCTGCGCCAGTACACGGTGGTGGTGGACAAGAGCACGGTGCCCGTGGGGACGGCGGACAAGGTGGCGGAGGTGCTCGCCCGGACGGCGCGGGTGGAGTTCGACGTCGTCTCCAACCCGGAGTTTCTCAAGGAGGGGGCCGCGCTGGAGGACTTCCTGAAGCCGGACCGGGTCGTCATCGGGACGTCGTCCGAGCGGGCGCGCCGCCTCATGGGCGAGCTGTACGCGCCATTCGTCCGCACCGAGAACCCCATCCTCTACATGGACACGCGCTCGGCGGAGCTGACGAAGTATGCGGCCAACGCGATGCTGGCCACGCGCATCTCGTTCATGAACGACGTGGCGGCGCTCTGCGAGAAGGTGGGCGCGGACGTGGACTTCGTGCGCAAGGCGATGGGGGCGGACCGGCGCATCGGCTACCCGTTTCTCTTTCCGGGGGTGGGGTACGGCGGCTCGTGCTTCCCGAAGGACGTGAAGGCGCTGGTGGCCACGGGGCGGGAGCACGGCCTGGAGCTGGACCTGCTGCGCGCGGTGGAGCGCACCAACGAGCGGCAGAAGAAGCTGCTGGTGACCAAGGCGCTCAAGCACTTCGGCGGCTCGCTCGCGGGGCGCACCTTGGGCGTGTGGGGGCTCTCGTTCAAACCCAAGACAGACGACATGCGCGAGGCGCCCTCACTGGAAGTGATTGAGGGGCTGTTGGGAAAAGGCGCGCAGGTGGTGGCGCATGATCCGGTGGCCGGGCGTGGAGCGAGGCGCTACTTCGGCGATCGCATCCGCTACGCGGCACTGCCCTACGAGGCCCTGGAGGGGGTGGACGCGCTCTGCATCGTCACCGAGTGGAACGAGTTCCGGCACCCGGATTTCGAGCGGATGAAGGCGCTGATGAAGACGCCGGTCATCCTGGATGGGCGCAACATCTACGATCCTGCCCGGATGCGCGAGCTGGGCTTCACATACCTGGGCATCGGCCGGCGGTAA
- a CDS encoding PKD domain-containing protein, producing the protein MSRKRQVGAAVLGVCVLAALGVWLGSGDAPAAVASPPPPPMPGPRQMASEPAAVATAPSAPERPGVPPPVPADPAAPVIDEISVEKSEVCEGEENLISLKAHTPDGKDAFLHYSVGGRQGQRIPVRSWIADDGESPKLEVKVFGRDGKVTVAEVPHFTVKPCKPARSAFITARVRANTWSEFEFEAKVVENALPEGALAFQPRSYEWTFGDGETAVTQTPYVLHSYEGRKQDAMFSHLLVEVRVRGDAGEPLVGRTALQLVNPAFEDLATKGVVTLLVQFTPRFPELGSDGVVRQKVRLFHHQDRPVFIHNALRFPHRRAPTEPTGHQVVDPSALLGSSTIPPGRGLEFEVRLDTRKDPDVFSLEHSLEGKDSEGRPVRGAFSVMRPPPRPTRENSNPVEDPLLKAKILTARKLLNRPYVTDEDLWQLQRQGKFADLEASAQATQGMQRPDEGRDAPAKDPGLPPPGPTATPGALDGRNQAPPKPRTP; encoded by the coding sequence GTGAGCCGGAAGCGTCAGGTGGGAGCGGCAGTGCTGGGGGTGTGTGTCCTGGCGGCGCTCGGGGTCTGGCTGGGAAGCGGGGATGCGCCCGCGGCGGTGGCCTCCCCGCCTCCGCCTCCCATGCCCGGCCCGAGGCAGATGGCCTCCGAGCCTGCCGCCGTGGCCACGGCGCCCTCCGCCCCGGAGCGTCCCGGGGTGCCCCCGCCGGTCCCGGCAGATCCGGCCGCGCCCGTCATCGACGAAATCTCCGTCGAGAAGAGCGAGGTGTGCGAGGGGGAGGAGAACCTCATCAGCCTGAAGGCGCACACGCCGGATGGGAAGGATGCCTTCCTGCATTACTCGGTGGGCGGACGGCAGGGGCAGCGCATTCCGGTGCGCTCGTGGATCGCCGATGACGGGGAGTCTCCGAAGCTCGAGGTGAAGGTGTTCGGCCGTGACGGCAAGGTCACGGTGGCCGAAGTGCCGCACTTCACGGTGAAGCCGTGCAAGCCCGCCCGCTCGGCGTTCATCACCGCGCGGGTGCGTGCCAATACCTGGAGCGAGTTCGAGTTCGAGGCGAAGGTGGTCGAGAACGCGCTCCCCGAGGGCGCTCTGGCGTTCCAGCCTCGCTCCTACGAGTGGACCTTCGGAGATGGGGAGACGGCGGTCACCCAGACGCCGTATGTCCTGCACAGCTACGAGGGCCGGAAGCAGGACGCGATGTTCTCCCACCTCCTGGTCGAGGTGAGGGTGCGGGGAGATGCGGGAGAGCCCTTGGTGGGGCGCACCGCGCTCCAACTCGTCAATCCAGCCTTCGAGGATCTGGCCACCAAGGGCGTGGTGACGCTCCTGGTGCAGTTCACGCCGCGCTTCCCGGAGCTGGGCAGCGATGGGGTGGTGCGCCAGAAGGTGCGGCTGTTCCACCACCAGGATCGTCCCGTCTTCATCCACAACGCGCTGCGCTTCCCCCACCGCAGGGCGCCCACTGAGCCCACCGGGCACCAGGTGGTGGATCCCTCGGCGTTGCTCGGCTCGAGCACCATTCCTCCGGGCCGCGGGCTGGAGTTCGAAGTGCGGCTGGACACGCGCAAGGATCCGGACGTGTTCTCCCTGGAGCACTCCCTGGAGGGCAAGGACTCGGAGGGCCGTCCCGTCCGGGGCGCGTTCTCGGTGATGCGGCCTCCGCCCCGGCCCACGCGGGAGAACAGCAACCCGGTGGAGGATCCCCTGCTCAAGGCGAAGATCCTGACGGCGCGCAAGCTCCTCAACCGGCCCTATGTGACGGATGAGGACCTCTGGCAGCTTCAGCGCCAGGGAAAGTTCGCGGACCTCGAGGCGAGTGCTCAGGCCACGCAGGGAATGCAGCGCCCGGACGAGGGACGGGACGCACCGGCGAAGGACCCAGGGCTTCCGCCTCCAGGCCCGACGGCCACTCCCGGAGCGCTGGACGGGCGAAACCAGGCGCCCCCGAAGCCCCGGACGCCGTAG
- a CDS encoding O-antigen ligase family protein codes for MPSPSRRTSRFSLGAEVLLAGLMVLGPLALGGAPAWMPWPLVGLSAVAAVLAAVGARRQGRKLHVPLLALPFVAGAGLCLVQLVPLPPGLLAWVSPEAAELREFALVPLGLPAAGPVSLDPPATWRELAKSLAYGLAFLAAVEVCRSQRSRRRLLATLAFTGAGVALVGLGHAMLGLDLLFGVRSYAHVQPPLVTPFGNPNHLAGFLGLSATVALGLALTHERLKRVAFFAAAVLSGVGVLLSLSRAGIFFFLVGQVLVALGVLRQRQQGSGRRPSRSAWGGGLAVLLVLCASLGAGGYVAWEKLVAEMSTAGSVEGLRRGKVELWPMMAEAARAFPVLGMGRGAFEAAFPRYQSEPNPNTLTHPENVVLQLAAEFGVPGLVLLAVMGWGFARLFLRRRLERVELAVLAGLLALGLHNLFDFSLELPACAVAALVALATVVRPEAGERLDGAVSPERWSVSPQWGGVGAVGLGILGFGALVPGRHTLAASEAELTALIASRAPLEEVRARGVSLMGRHPADYLLYEIVGTAYAGAGDARAGEALAFINRALYLKPVDAGSHRVAARALLVLGRRQQAFLEYRLAREAGDSEALSHEALRRARTVEELQTLTPEKGALAWELAAALVAQPNPMERTLAWFAWAREHFATVEGSESLWMHEARLRLGRGELREAEVLCDELERRAPDRLEFQVLRAEVLRAQGRGLESIQSLERLVPRYPEDVGLAFTLASQLLEAGLTRRAREVVGRAAPFVIDSSQRARLLTLEGACFEREGMLSRALERYQTVTWLVPSAEAHFTVARLQETMGRYGDAARSAREGGQRLPAEARKEWEAWVARLEDRQRQLMEDRRQELLSNPHEQEAEHLLRTADEPP; via the coding sequence ATGCCCTCTCCGTCCCGCCGTACGTCGCGGTTCAGCCTTGGCGCCGAAGTGTTGCTGGCAGGGCTCATGGTCCTGGGGCCGCTGGCCCTGGGAGGTGCGCCCGCGTGGATGCCGTGGCCCTTGGTGGGGCTCTCGGCGGTGGCGGCCGTGCTGGCGGCGGTCGGGGCGCGGCGCCAGGGGCGCAAGCTCCACGTGCCCCTGCTCGCACTGCCCTTCGTGGCGGGCGCGGGGCTCTGCCTCGTGCAGTTGGTGCCTCTGCCGCCGGGACTGCTCGCGTGGGTGAGCCCCGAGGCGGCCGAGCTGCGCGAGTTTGCCTTGGTTCCGCTGGGGCTTCCGGCGGCGGGTCCCGTCTCCCTGGATCCGCCCGCCACCTGGCGCGAGTTGGCCAAGTCCCTGGCCTATGGGCTGGCTTTTCTGGCCGCCGTGGAGGTGTGCCGCTCGCAGCGCTCGCGACGGCGGTTGCTGGCCACCCTGGCCTTCACTGGCGCCGGGGTGGCGCTCGTGGGGCTGGGACACGCGATGCTCGGCCTCGACCTGCTGTTCGGCGTCCGCTCCTATGCGCACGTGCAGCCTCCCCTGGTGACGCCCTTCGGCAACCCGAACCACCTCGCCGGATTCCTGGGATTGTCGGCCACGGTGGCGCTCGGTCTGGCGCTCACCCATGAGCGGTTGAAGCGGGTGGCCTTCTTCGCCGCGGCGGTGCTCTCCGGGGTGGGGGTGCTCCTGTCCCTGTCGCGCGCGGGCATCTTCTTCTTCCTCGTGGGGCAGGTCCTCGTCGCGCTGGGGGTGCTGCGCCAGCGCCAGCAGGGCTCGGGACGGCGCCCTTCACGTTCCGCCTGGGGTGGGGGCCTCGCGGTGCTGCTCGTGCTCTGCGCCTCCCTGGGGGCGGGTGGCTATGTGGCCTGGGAGAAGCTGGTGGCGGAGATGTCCACCGCGGGGAGCGTGGAGGGGCTGCGGCGGGGCAAGGTCGAGCTGTGGCCGATGATGGCCGAGGCCGCCCGGGCCTTCCCCGTGCTGGGCATGGGCCGGGGAGCGTTCGAGGCCGCCTTTCCTCGCTACCAGTCAGAGCCCAATCCGAACACCCTCACCCACCCGGAGAATGTGGTGTTGCAGCTCGCGGCGGAGTTCGGCGTGCCCGGACTGGTGCTGCTGGCGGTGATGGGATGGGGTTTCGCGCGCCTGTTCCTGCGCAGGAGGCTGGAGCGCGTGGAGTTGGCGGTGCTCGCGGGGCTGCTCGCGCTCGGGCTGCACAACCTCTTCGACTTCAGCCTGGAGCTGCCTGCGTGTGCCGTGGCCGCGCTGGTGGCGCTCGCCACCGTGGTCCGGCCGGAAGCGGGGGAGCGCCTGGATGGCGCGGTCTCTCCCGAGCGCTGGAGCGTGTCCCCCCAGTGGGGTGGGGTGGGGGCCGTGGGGCTTGGCATCCTGGGCTTCGGGGCGCTCGTTCCCGGTCGGCACACGCTCGCGGCGTCGGAGGCGGAGCTGACGGCGCTCATCGCGTCCCGGGCACCGCTCGAGGAGGTGCGGGCCCGCGGGGTGAGCCTCATGGGTCGGCACCCGGCGGATTACTTGCTCTATGAGATTGTCGGGACGGCGTATGCGGGGGCGGGCGACGCCCGGGCGGGAGAGGCGCTCGCCTTCATCAACCGCGCTCTTTATTTGAAGCCTGTGGATGCGGGCTCGCACCGGGTGGCTGCCCGGGCACTGCTGGTGTTGGGACGCCGCCAACAGGCCTTCTTGGAGTACCGCCTGGCCCGGGAGGCCGGGGATTCGGAGGCGCTGAGTCACGAGGCGCTGCGGCGGGCGCGGACGGTGGAGGAACTTCAGACGCTCACCCCCGAGAAGGGGGCGCTGGCCTGGGAGCTGGCCGCGGCGCTGGTGGCCCAGCCCAACCCGATGGAACGGACGCTGGCCTGGTTCGCCTGGGCTCGCGAGCACTTCGCCACGGTGGAGGGCTCGGAGAGTCTCTGGATGCATGAGGCGCGCTTGCGCCTGGGGCGTGGCGAGCTGCGAGAGGCGGAGGTGCTCTGCGACGAGCTCGAACGGCGGGCTCCGGACAGGCTTGAGTTTCAGGTGCTCCGCGCGGAGGTGCTCCGGGCGCAAGGACGGGGCCTGGAGTCGATTCAGAGCCTGGAGCGACTCGTGCCGCGCTACCCGGAGGACGTGGGTCTGGCGTTCACGTTGGCGAGCCAGCTTCTCGAAGCGGGGCTGACCCGCCGGGCCCGCGAGGTGGTGGGGCGGGCCGCGCCCTTCGTCATAGACTCTTCTCAGCGGGCGCGGCTGCTGACGCTGGAGGGGGCCTGCTTCGAGCGGGAGGGCATGCTGTCTCGCGCGCTGGAGCGGTACCAGACGGTGACGTGGCTCGTTCCCAGCGCGGAGGCCCACTTCACGGTGGCCCGGCTCCAGGAAACCATGGGCCGTTATGGCGATGCGGCCCGGTCCGCGCGGGAAGGAGGGCAGCGGTTGCCTGCCGAGGCTCGAAAGGAATGGGAGGCGTGGGTGGCGCGGCTGGAGGATCGGCAGCGTCAGCTCATGGAGGATCGGCGGCAGGAGTTGCTGAGCAATCCGCACGAGCAGGAGGCTGAGCACTTGCTGCGGACTGCGGATGAGCCGCCGTAA